A part of Terriglobus roseus genomic DNA contains:
- a CDS encoding ArdC-like ssDNA-binding domain-containing protein → MSSRATTDNITAIDSKKPLTKQELIAQNIKLLIEQLEAGKSDALTNYLTAMSRFHNYSFGNVLEIARQMPTATRVAGFWTWKNMGRSVNAGAKGIRILAPIVGVRRKKQEEAEKDITKQNTRVLLGFRNAYVFDISQTNGVDLPNLHEVSGDPGENINRLAAFVKGRGITLVYNPNIAPALGMSYGGRIAILPGQSKAEEFSTLVHETAHELLHKAERRTATTKTIRELEAEAVAFVVGKAVGLVNETASADYIQLYQGNASLLAESLEVIQQTATQWKKPKDISAFSC, encoded by the coding sequence ATGAGCAGTAGAGCCACCACCGACAATATCACCGCCATCGACAGCAAGAAGCCCCTCACCAAACAGGAACTCATCGCCCAGAACATCAAGCTCTTGATTGAGCAGCTCGAGGCCGGAAAGTCCGACGCCCTCACTAATTACCTCACGGCCATGAGCCGCTTTCATAACTACAGCTTTGGGAATGTGCTGGAGATTGCGAGGCAGATGCCCACCGCAACCCGTGTTGCTGGTTTCTGGACGTGGAAGAACATGGGGCGCAGCGTCAACGCAGGAGCCAAAGGCATCCGCATCCTTGCTCCCATCGTCGGCGTTCGACGCAAGAAGCAGGAAGAGGCTGAGAAGGACATCACCAAGCAGAACACCCGCGTATTGCTTGGCTTCCGCAACGCTTACGTTTTCGACATTTCGCAGACCAACGGCGTAGACCTGCCCAACCTCCACGAAGTCAGCGGCGATCCCGGCGAGAACATCAACCGCTTGGCCGCGTTCGTCAAAGGCCGAGGCATCACGCTTGTTTATAACCCCAACATCGCTCCCGCCCTTGGCATGAGCTACGGCGGACGGATTGCCATTCTCCCCGGCCAATCGAAAGCCGAGGAGTTCTCAACCCTCGTTCACGAGACGGCGCACGAACTGCTGCACAAGGCAGAGCGGCGCACCGCAACCACTAAGACCATCCGCGAACTGGAGGCCGAGGCCGTGGCCTTCGTGGTCGGTAAGGCCGTTGGGTTAGTGAACGAAACCGCGTCAGCCGACTACATCCAGCTTTATCAGGGCAATGCCTCTCTACTGGCCGAGAGCTTGGAAGTCATTCAGCAGACGGCCACCCAATGGAAGAAGCCGAAGGATATAAGCGCCTTCTCCTGTTGA
- a CDS encoding ParB/RepB/Spo0J family partition protein, protein MEEAEGYKRLLLLTEPTDTVEQIAAKVGKNPAYITARLKLTELCDEVTAAFYQNHIGVGHALLLAKLPADQQRAGLTACFKEVYTGGGDKPARLLLPVRNLRFWIESNVLLLLKDAPFNKRDAQLVPTAGSCADCPKRTGHNKLLFGDDLGRQGDQCTDPTCYQSKVDAHIAKSLAAKPELVQISTAFGAQKEGSPVLPRGKYTAIRDDRPKSKDEAKRPEFKECKFTTEAIITDGTDIGTIHKVCANASCPVHHPKQVTKNDDAKWKADQEKQRREQAIANTVGLRVLTAIGSAVPVRLMKRDLLSIMERLLLLMDESRVEMLARQHGIRQKRDDGGVKKTLSAFVRRADEGTLSRMLVEASILLAVTRGNPTVILKEAATVYKVDAEAITTKVKQEFAAKEKAKKTPQPATKAVKKAA, encoded by the coding sequence ATGGAAGAAGCCGAAGGATATAAGCGCCTTCTCCTGTTGACCGAGCCGACCGATACCGTCGAGCAGATCGCCGCCAAGGTGGGCAAGAACCCCGCGTACATCACCGCTCGTCTGAAACTGACCGAGTTGTGCGATGAAGTGACTGCGGCCTTCTATCAGAACCATATCGGCGTTGGTCATGCGCTGTTGCTGGCTAAGCTACCCGCCGACCAGCAGCGGGCCGGACTCACAGCCTGCTTCAAGGAGGTGTACACCGGAGGCGGCGACAAGCCCGCTCGCCTCCTGCTGCCCGTCCGCAATCTCCGCTTCTGGATTGAATCGAACGTTCTCCTGTTACTCAAGGACGCACCGTTCAACAAGCGGGACGCGCAGCTTGTGCCCACCGCTGGCAGTTGCGCCGACTGCCCCAAGCGCACCGGACACAACAAGCTGCTGTTCGGCGATGACCTCGGCAGACAGGGCGACCAATGCACCGACCCGACCTGCTACCAGTCCAAGGTGGACGCGCACATTGCCAAGAGCCTTGCTGCCAAACCGGAGCTAGTGCAGATCAGCACGGCATTCGGCGCACAGAAGGAAGGCAGTCCGGTATTGCCGCGTGGCAAATACACGGCGATTCGGGACGACCGCCCCAAGTCGAAGGACGAGGCCAAGCGTCCTGAGTTCAAGGAGTGTAAGTTCACCACCGAGGCCATCATTACCGATGGCACCGACATCGGCACTATCCACAAAGTGTGTGCCAACGCCTCTTGCCCGGTTCACCATCCCAAACAGGTCACGAAGAATGACGATGCCAAATGGAAAGCCGATCAGGAGAAGCAGCGCAGGGAACAGGCCATCGCTAACACCGTTGGTCTACGCGTCCTCACGGCGATCGGTTCTGCTGTTCCGGTGCGCCTGATGAAGCGCGACCTGCTTTCGATCATGGAGCGACTGTTGCTGCTTATGGATGAGAGCCGCGTCGAGATGCTGGCGCGGCAGCACGGCATCCGGCAGAAGCGCGACGATGGAGGCGTGAAGAAGACACTCAGTGCTTTCGTGCGCCGCGCCGATGAAGGAACGCTCTCCCGGATGTTGGTCGAAGCCAGCATTTTGCTGGCGGTGACAAGGGGCAATCCAACCGTCATCCTCAAGGAAGCGGCCACGGTCTACAAAGTGGATGCCGAAGCCATCACCACCAAGGTCAAGCAGGAGTTCGCTGCAAAGGAGAAGGCGAAGAAGACACCACAACCCGCGACGAAGGCCGTCAAGAAAGCGGCCTAG
- a CDS encoding DUF4831 family protein, producing MQRLFGVALIVPAVLLAGCSKVVVQHLDAKANAPAANGVIYALPKTVLRVQAKIDRTVAKNAPYSQYASIFAPDSKPVCPKKCADDGTITYSVQDGSTFSSFGEPDPKQVFLVKFSGAGAVDQSLTMAWNDSGLLSSASATVTNRTTDVIVSAIGAATTIASKSLFGAPDPNKQGATLAPTCEELSTKDTTVFTDIAAAIPSISSDVQAQLVNNYCSIAKTDRDGLDLTKLPAALRAYSRNVASLVQRRNNLLVNAAVVFDPTSLIARLDSEIATKLAPLFIGTKTTTTWNATIDTRNIPDTTTDPIPPVALFEFASNGVEVLKGEIPPEGVPEPDDFKKPVTNKEDARVLQLELSYRPAKTDQLFTKVVDDTHGDRSFRYRIPALVKVNLQDDKAKSYGGATIPIAQLGTIISLPADRHSKSLTYTLGMVEATGALKTFALSTTGGLDAGTMTSLGTATGTVLDARNTAAAAVDPNAALTKQDTLLKLQDDICTIQAKYNIPCTVQPK from the coding sequence ATGCAGAGGTTATTCGGCGTCGCGTTGATAGTTCCCGCAGTGCTTCTTGCGGGCTGCAGCAAAGTTGTTGTTCAGCATTTGGATGCGAAAGCCAACGCTCCTGCCGCAAACGGAGTGATCTATGCGCTTCCTAAGACGGTCTTGCGGGTTCAAGCAAAAATCGATCGTACTGTCGCCAAGAATGCACCCTACAGCCAGTACGCATCGATCTTCGCTCCTGACTCGAAACCAGTTTGTCCAAAGAAATGCGCTGACGATGGGACGATCACTTACAGCGTCCAGGATGGGTCTACCTTTTCGAGCTTTGGGGAACCCGATCCGAAGCAGGTTTTTCTCGTCAAATTCTCTGGAGCGGGAGCAGTCGATCAGAGCTTGACAATGGCTTGGAACGATTCGGGCTTACTCTCCAGCGCGTCGGCAACGGTGACCAACCGCACTACGGACGTCATCGTGTCAGCGATCGGAGCTGCGACGACAATCGCTTCGAAGTCTCTCTTCGGAGCCCCCGATCCCAACAAGCAGGGCGCAACCCTCGCTCCGACATGCGAGGAGTTGAGTACAAAGGATACGACAGTCTTTACGGACATAGCGGCGGCCATTCCCAGCATCTCCAGCGACGTGCAGGCACAGCTTGTCAATAACTACTGTTCTATCGCGAAGACAGATAGAGATGGCTTGGACCTCACCAAGCTCCCGGCTGCTCTCCGCGCTTACAGTCGGAATGTGGCAAGCCTCGTGCAGCGTCGAAACAACTTGCTGGTGAACGCCGCCGTTGTCTTCGATCCAACCTCACTCATTGCGCGGCTGGATAGCGAAATTGCTACTAAACTAGCACCTCTGTTCATTGGCACGAAGACAACTACAACCTGGAATGCAACGATAGATACACGCAATATCCCTGATACCACTACCGATCCGATTCCCCCCGTGGCTCTTTTTGAGTTTGCGAGCAACGGTGTGGAAGTCCTCAAAGGCGAGATTCCGCCGGAAGGCGTACCCGAACCGGACGATTTCAAGAAACCGGTAACCAACAAGGAAGATGCGCGAGTATTGCAGCTTGAACTCTCGTATCGACCAGCGAAGACGGATCAACTATTTACGAAGGTTGTCGACGACACGCACGGCGACCGAAGCTTTCGGTATCGGATTCCAGCGTTAGTTAAGGTGAATCTTCAGGACGACAAGGCAAAGTCTTATGGCGGTGCGACCATTCCCATTGCGCAACTCGGAACCATCATTTCGTTGCCGGCTGATCGTCATAGCAAGTCACTGACCTACACCTTGGGAATGGTTGAAGCCACCGGTGCGCTCAAGACATTTGCTCTCAGCACGACTGGCGGACTTGACGCGGGTACGATGACTTCACTTGGTACGGCCACGGGAACTGTTCTCGACGCAAGGAATACTGCAGCAGCAGCCGTTGATCCAAACGCTGCCCTCACGAAGCAAGACACCTTATTGAAGCTGCAAGACGATATCTGCACGATCCAAGCGAAATACAATATCCCTTGCACTGTGCAGCCAAAGTGA
- a CDS encoding helix-turn-helix domain-containing protein, which translates to MPASSNLTLFGKTVRRLREELGYSQEELAERAGLHRNYVGGVERGERNIALDNIVKLAKALSVRSRDLFQSLP; encoded by the coding sequence GTGCCTGCTTCGTCCAACCTGACGCTCTTCGGAAAAACCGTACGAAGGTTACGGGAAGAACTCGGCTATTCGCAAGAGGAACTCGCAGAGCGAGCTGGATTACACCGGAACTACGTCGGCGGCGTAGAACGTGGTGAACGGAATATCGCGCTGGATAATATCGTAAAACTGGCCAAGGCACTTTCGGTCAGAAGCCGCGATCTCTTCCAATCACTGCCGTAG
- a CDS encoding SDR family oxidoreductase: MDEFRFEDAFDADYGWQSWRRSSDGTTGCEKGYDVVLSYVSNESAALAVAADVEAFGRRALAIRADSADPDQISQLYDAIDREFGRIDVLVNNAAIIAHHCRVEDLNFERIQRIFAVNTIGPMLYAQQAAKRMSHRHQRRGGVVINISSASARLGSPNEYVDSAASKGAIETFTTGFAKEVAREGIRVNCIRPGHIYTEMHASGGEPDRVDRVKDTIPMGRGGKPQEVANAVLWLASAEASFTTGTFLDVTGGK; encoded by the coding sequence ATGGATGAATTTCGATTCGAAGACGCCTTTGATGCTGATTACGGGTGGCAGTCGTGGCGTAGGAGCAGCGACGGCACGACTGGCTGCGAAAAGGGCTACGATGTCGTTTTGAGTTATGTTTCCAATGAATCCGCTGCCCTCGCAGTCGCTGCAGATGTAGAGGCTTTTGGACGCCGGGCATTGGCAATACGCGCGGACAGCGCCGATCCGGATCAGATTTCGCAGCTCTACGACGCGATCGACCGGGAGTTTGGTCGTATCGATGTACTCGTCAACAACGCTGCGATCATTGCACATCACTGCCGTGTCGAAGACCTCAACTTTGAGCGGATACAACGTATCTTCGCGGTCAACACCATTGGCCCAATGCTTTACGCGCAACAAGCCGCGAAACGAATGTCGCACCGACATCAGCGCCGGGGAGGTGTCGTCATCAATATCTCTTCGGCCTCTGCCCGGCTCGGCAGTCCGAACGAATACGTTGATTCTGCCGCGTCGAAGGGAGCTATTGAGACCTTCACCACAGGCTTTGCGAAAGAAGTGGCACGTGAAGGGATACGCGTGAACTGCATTCGACCGGGACACATCTATACCGAGATGCATGCGAGTGGAGGAGAACCTGACAGAGTCGATCGAGTGAAGGATACGATCCCGATGGGCAGAGGCGGAAAACCGCAGGAAGTTGCAAACGCGGTCTTGTGGCTCGCGAGCGCCGAAGCATCGTTCACTACCGGAACGTTTCTCGACGTCACAGGAGGAAAATAA